The Planococcus versutus genome contains a region encoding:
- a CDS encoding RrF2 family transcriptional regulator translates to MQLTKGVEQAICIIVLLATQESSAPLASDEISKRLGVSPSYMKKITRKLVVQGIAVSVPGNNGGVSLAKSATHITMLDVIEAMEGPIQLYPDTGLIRLAFKDGEYAQKGQEILKNVFSQGNRLLIEYLSKVTAADLLKEGLGMSNLPTLNWNRETLSDVLKKEQDDLK, encoded by the coding sequence ATGCAGCTAACAAAGGGTGTCGAGCAGGCTATTTGTATTATTGTGTTGCTGGCAACACAAGAAAGCAGCGCGCCGCTTGCTTCAGATGAAATTAGCAAAAGGCTGGGCGTTTCACCATCTTATATGAAGAAAATAACGAGGAAATTAGTCGTTCAAGGAATTGCTGTTTCGGTACCTGGCAATAATGGCGGCGTTTCATTAGCAAAATCGGCAACGCATATTACAATGCTTGACGTTATTGAAGCAATGGAAGGTCCAATACAATTATACCCAGATACAGGGTTAATTCGTCTCGCTTTTAAAGATGGAGAATACGCACAAAAAGGACAAGAAATTCTTAAAAATGTTTTTTCACAAGGAAATCGGTTATTGATTGAATATTTATCTAAAGTAACGGCTGCAGATCTCTTGAAAGAAGGATTAGGGATGTCGAATTTGCCAACGTTAAACTGGAATAGAGAAACGTTAAGTGATGTATTGAAAAAAGAACAGGATGATTTAAAATGA
- the egtB gene encoding ergothioneine biosynthesis protein EgtB, producing MKATKDTSLAERFAEVRDATMKLIEPLEIEDFIIQSHEDVSPAKWHIAHTTWFFERMILKEFKSDYQEFNPAFDFLFNSYYNTIGPYQPRHQRGVLSRPTVGQVIEYRKYIDEQILELLSETTDSNMKKKVKDLIGMGIQHEQQHQELILMDIKYNFFVNPLFPTYAQMEKHSVSKRDETQFVEFKGGLVEIGHDGNGFAFDNESPRHKVWIEPFKLATSPVTNREYLEFIKADGYEQPEYWLSDGWSVVKEQNWKAPLYWLKGQEENWEIFTLAGIQDLELDEPVSHVSFYEADAFSRWKGKRLATEAEWEYASQSVAIHGNTMDEGVYHPVASNSDSESESLSKMFGDVWEWTASAYASYPGSKPLEGALGEYNAKFMCNQMILRGGSCATPLDHIRETYRNFFPPEKRWQFSGFRLAEDQN from the coding sequence ATGAAAGCAACAAAAGACACATCTCTAGCAGAGCGCTTTGCAGAAGTAAGAGACGCTACGATGAAGCTAATTGAACCTCTAGAAATAGAAGATTTTATCATTCAATCCCACGAAGATGTGAGTCCAGCTAAATGGCATATTGCTCATACCACATGGTTTTTCGAGCGGATGATTTTAAAGGAATTCAAATCGGACTATCAAGAATTCAATCCAGCTTTTGATTTTTTATTTAATTCGTATTACAACACGATAGGGCCTTATCAACCGCGGCACCAACGAGGCGTGTTGTCAAGACCGACTGTGGGTCAAGTTATCGAGTACCGTAAGTATATAGATGAGCAAATACTTGAATTGCTCTCTGAAACAACGGATTCCAATATGAAGAAAAAAGTAAAAGACTTGATAGGAATGGGCATTCAACACGAACAACAGCATCAAGAATTGATCTTAATGGATATAAAGTATAACTTTTTTGTCAATCCTCTTTTTCCTACGTATGCACAAATGGAAAAACATTCAGTAAGCAAACGAGACGAAACGCAATTTGTTGAATTTAAAGGAGGATTAGTCGAAATCGGCCATGATGGGAACGGCTTTGCGTTTGATAACGAAAGTCCGCGTCATAAAGTTTGGATAGAACCGTTTAAATTAGCAACAAGCCCTGTGACAAATAGAGAGTATCTTGAATTTATTAAAGCGGATGGGTACGAGCAGCCTGAGTATTGGCTTTCTGATGGTTGGAGTGTTGTTAAAGAACAAAATTGGAAAGCGCCACTTTATTGGTTGAAAGGTCAAGAAGAAAACTGGGAAATCTTTACCTTAGCGGGCATACAAGACTTAGAACTAGACGAACCGGTAAGCCATGTTAGTTTTTACGAAGCAGATGCATTTAGTAGATGGAAAGGCAAAAGGTTGGCTACTGAAGCTGAATGGGAATATGCTTCTCAAAGCGTTGCTATTCATGGGAATACGATGGATGAGGGAGTTTACCATCCTGTAGCAAGTAATAGTGATTCAGAAAGTGAATCGCTGTCCAAAATGTTCGGGGATGTATGGGAATGGACTGCCAGTGCCTATGCATCTTATCCGGGGAGTAAGCCGTTAGAAGGCGCATTAGGTGAATACAATGCGAAATTCATGTGCAACCAAATGATTCTTCGCGGCGGTTCATGCGCAACGCCACTAGATCATATCCGAGAAACTTACCGAAATTTTTTCCCGCCAGAAAAAAGATGGCAATTTAGTGGGTTTAGACTAGCAGAAGACCAGAATTGA
- a CDS encoding glycine betaine ABC transporter substrate-binding protein, producing MYKKVVGMSIIASIALVGCSSGEDAKEPIIIGGKPWTEQYILPYILGEYIEANSEYTVEYEDGLGEVSILTPALEKGDIDMYVEYTGTGLKDVLKRDSEPGQSSEEVLEAVRKGYEEELGATWLEPLGFENGYTLAYSKDSGFDAQTYSDLAAISASEDVTFGGPHSIYERQGDGYEDLKATYDFKFSATESFDPSIMYEAVKNGDVDVIPAFTTDSRIELFDLATTKDDLNFFPKYDAAPVVRLETLEAYPELKDVLNELAGQISEEDMLAMNSKVDVDQEQPQDVAREFLIEKELIEE from the coding sequence ATGTATAAAAAAGTAGTCGGGATGTCGATCATTGCTTCAATCGCTTTGGTTGGGTGCAGTTCGGGAGAAGATGCAAAAGAGCCAATCATTATTGGAGGAAAGCCTTGGACTGAGCAGTATATTTTGCCATATATTTTAGGTGAGTACATAGAGGCCAACTCAGAGTATACGGTTGAGTATGAAGATGGCCTAGGAGAAGTGTCAATTTTAACACCTGCTTTGGAAAAAGGTGATATTGATATGTATGTGGAGTATACCGGTACAGGATTAAAAGATGTGTTGAAACGTGATTCAGAACCAGGTCAGTCATCTGAAGAAGTGCTCGAGGCAGTTAGAAAAGGGTATGAAGAAGAACTAGGAGCGACATGGTTAGAGCCGCTGGGTTTTGAAAATGGCTATACGTTAGCTTACTCTAAAGATAGCGGTTTTGATGCTCAAACTTACTCTGATTTAGCTGCGATTTCTGCTTCTGAAGATGTTACTTTTGGCGGACCACATTCCATTTATGAACGACAAGGTGATGGCTACGAAGATTTAAAAGCTACTTATGATTTTAAATTTTCGGCTACAGAAAGTTTTGATCCCTCTATTATGTACGAAGCGGTTAAAAATGGAGATGTAGACGTTATTCCGGCATTTACAACAGATAGCAGAATTGAGTTGTTCGACCTAGCAACGACAAAAGATGATTTAAACTTCTTTCCAAAATACGATGCAGCTCCAGTTGTCAGATTAGAAACACTTGAAGCGTATCCAGAGCTAAAGGATGTCTTAAACGAGCTTGCTGGACAAATCAGTGAAGAAGACATGTTGGCGATGAACTCTAAAGTAGATGTCGATCAAGAACAACCGCAAGACGTGGCACGAGAATTTCTTATCGAAAAAGAGTTGATAGAAGAATAA
- a CDS encoding Crp/Fnr family transcriptional regulator: MKLTELKGRIHMITNLSDIPIFSGISENDLQQILLLLKERQFKKNHMLMFENDESEDIYIIRSGKLKIFRLHEDKEIVLSFALPGEILGEVEALSLVNYRISSIEALENVAAWQIKKTDFLELVEQYPAILRNAYRILVERTRILNRLIRYLSLYDVRTKVANLLVDFYFNFGDQSNDGYKVDLKINQSFLATMLGITRESMSKTLNEFQDEKIIEIREKNIYIVDMKKLESICNQAEEIQMLRKWNSM, encoded by the coding sequence ATGAAACTTACCGAATTGAAAGGACGGATTCACATGATTACAAACCTCTCAGATATCCCTATCTTCTCAGGTATCTCAGAAAACGATTTGCAGCAGATTCTTCTACTGCTCAAAGAGCGTCAATTCAAGAAAAATCATATGCTCATGTTTGAAAATGATGAAAGTGAAGATATTTATATCATTCGTTCTGGAAAACTGAAAATTTTTCGTTTACATGAAGACAAAGAAATTGTGCTCAGCTTTGCATTACCTGGAGAAATTTTAGGTGAAGTTGAAGCTTTATCTCTTGTCAATTATCGAATTTCTTCTATTGAAGCACTTGAAAATGTTGCAGCTTGGCAAATTAAGAAGACAGATTTCCTGGAACTTGTGGAACAATACCCAGCGATTTTAAGAAATGCCTACAGGATCCTTGTAGAACGCACGCGTATTTTAAATCGCTTGATTCGTTATTTGAGTTTGTATGACGTTCGGACAAAAGTCGCGAATTTACTCGTCGATTTCTATTTCAATTTTGGCGATCAAAGTAATGATGGCTACAAAGTGGACTTAAAAATCAATCAATCCTTCCTCGCAACGATGCTTGGGATTACACGAGAATCCATGTCTAAAACTTTGAACGAATTTCAAGACGAAAAGATAATTGAGATTCGTGAAAAGAATATTTATATAGTAGATATGAAAAAACTTGAGTCCATTTGCAATCAAGCAGAAGAAATACAAATGCTTCGCAAGTGGAATAGTATGTAA
- the deoD gene encoding purine-nucleoside phosphorylase codes for MSFHIEAKAGEIAESVLLPGDPLRATYIAETFLEDVSCYNNVRGMLGYTGTYKGNRVSVQGTGMGMPSASIYIHELINDYQVKNLVRIGTCGAIQQDVNIRDVIIAQAAATDSAMIRKDFPGIDLPQIGNFNLIKNAYDIATDKGLTLHVGNVFSSDSFYSDDQATTNKLGQHGVLAVEMEAAALYYLSAKFGVRGLTLLTVSDHILTGEHTTSQERQTTFNDMIEVALETVAK; via the coding sequence ATGAGTTTTCATATTGAAGCAAAAGCAGGAGAAATAGCAGAGTCAGTGTTACTTCCCGGAGATCCGTTACGCGCAACCTATATTGCAGAAACTTTTCTTGAAGATGTAAGTTGCTACAATAATGTGCGTGGCATGTTAGGGTATACGGGCACTTATAAAGGAAACCGCGTTTCTGTTCAAGGAACCGGAATGGGTATGCCCTCAGCATCCATTTACATTCATGAGTTAATCAATGACTATCAAGTGAAAAATCTTGTGAGAATCGGAACATGTGGTGCAATTCAGCAAGACGTGAACATTCGCGATGTGATTATTGCACAAGCTGCTGCAACGGATTCTGCGATGATCCGCAAAGATTTCCCAGGAATTGATCTTCCTCAAATTGGAAACTTTAATTTAATCAAAAATGCTTATGATATTGCTACAGATAAAGGACTTACGCTTCATGTAGGAAATGTATTTTCTTCTGATAGTTTCTACTCTGATGACCAAGCAACAACTAACAAACTCGGCCAGCACGGTGTATTAGCTGTTGAAATGGAAGCAGCTGCACTTTATTACTTGTCTGCTAAATTTGGTGTAAGAGGATTAACGTTGTTAACAGTTAGCGATCATATTCTTACTGGAGAACACACGACTTCACAAGAAAGACAAACGACGTTTAATGACATGATTGAAGTGGCGCTGGAAACGGTAGCAAAATAA